A region from the Parabacteroides sp. FAFU027 genome encodes:
- a CDS encoding transporter substrate-binding domain-containing protein, with translation MATRLKILKVSKTSLVLLTISVLVISFLFWKFYTKGEGQKRDFAEIKKSGVIRIATEYNSVGYFVSGDSIKGFEYELALLLGKRFGIKVEVIPQMNFEESMKGLNEKSIDIVARPITITTQLRNQYRFTQPILLNKQVLVQRKPDFGKTSVFIRNQIELAKKTLYVHKNSPVLLRIRNLSNEIGDTIYTKEDEKYGDEQLIAMVSGGEIDYAVCDESIARQLQSKYPGLDFDTDISFTQLQAWMVRKESKVLLDSLNVWLKELKKSEEYNTIHKKYFGTGKK, from the coding sequence ATGGCTACAAGATTGAAAATTCTGAAAGTTTCGAAGACCAGTCTCGTCCTGCTTACCATTAGCGTTTTGGTTATTTCTTTCTTGTTCTGGAAGTTCTATACAAAAGGCGAAGGTCAAAAAAGAGATTTTGCAGAAATCAAAAAGTCTGGAGTCATCCGTATAGCCACTGAATACAACTCGGTAGGTTATTTTGTTTCTGGCGATTCCATTAAAGGATTTGAATACGAACTTGCATTACTCTTGGGAAAACGCTTCGGAATAAAAGTGGAGGTAATCCCGCAAATGAATTTTGAGGAGAGCATGAAAGGACTCAATGAAAAATCAATTGACATTGTAGCCCGACCAATCACCATTACCACCCAACTTCGCAACCAGTATCGTTTCACCCAACCCATCCTGCTCAATAAACAGGTACTGGTACAACGTAAACCGGATTTCGGTAAAACATCAGTATTTATACGAAATCAGATAGAACTGGCAAAGAAAACATTATACGTCCATAAGAACTCCCCCGTTTTGTTACGCATCCGTAATCTTTCAAACGAAATCGGAGACACCATTTACACAAAAGAAGATGAGAAATATGGCGATGAACAACTCATTGCGATGGTTTCGGGCGGAGAGATTGATTATGCCGTTTGTGACGAATCTATCGCCAGACAGCTTCAGTCGAAATACCCCGGTCTGGACTTTGACACTGATATCAGCTTTACGCAGCTTCAGGCTTGGATGGTTCGTAAAGAAAGCAAAGTCCTGCTGGACAGCCTGAATGTGTGGCTGAAAGAATTAAAGAAATCGGAGGAATACAACACGATCCACAAAAAGTATTTTGGAACTGGAAAGAAATAG
- a CDS encoding DMT family transporter — protein MQTINTHHRWKHYLLLLAGILCISWSAILVKLAGISGLSSGFYRMFIGTLGVIPFWLYYRKPITDWRGVRVAMLCGTFFAIDIALWNSSIMLSKAAISTLLANLAPVWVGVGAILILKEKPGRIFWTGTAISLLGVSIIIGIDQIASSKLNLGNTLAIIASMFYGAYLLIARKGRVNLDTISFTTISMASSSVVLGLICLFSSTPLWGFSTQTWLSLAALGLVPQLLGWLAINYALGHIKQTVASVSLLSQSVFTALFSVPILGEYLTVREIGGAAVVLSGIYLVNRKK, from the coding sequence ATGCAAACTATAAATACACATCACCGCTGGAAACATTATCTGCTCCTTCTGGCCGGCATCCTCTGCATCTCCTGGTCGGCTATTTTGGTTAAGCTGGCCGGCATCAGCGGTTTGTCATCAGGTTTCTACCGGATGTTTATCGGTACGCTGGGCGTCATTCCCTTCTGGCTCTACTACAGGAAACCGATTACCGACTGGCGCGGAGTGCGCGTCGCAATGCTTTGCGGCACCTTTTTCGCCATTGACATCGCACTCTGGAACAGCTCGATTATGCTTTCCAAAGCGGCCATTTCTACACTACTGGCTAATCTGGCGCCGGTGTGGGTGGGTGTCGGAGCCATTTTAATTTTAAAAGAAAAGCCCGGACGCATCTTCTGGACAGGCACCGCCATCTCACTGCTGGGCGTTAGCATTATCATCGGCATCGACCAGATTGCGTCCTCAAAGCTCAATCTGGGCAATACGCTCGCCATCATCGCCAGCATGTTTTACGGAGCCTACCTGCTGATTGCCCGCAAAGGCCGCGTCAATCTTGATACGATTTCGTTCACCACCATTTCGATGGCGAGCAGTTCGGTGGTGCTGGGACTGATTTGTCTCTTCTCCTCTACTCCGCTTTGGGGATTTTCCACTCAAACGTGGCTTTCACTGGCAGCCCTGGGATTGGTGCCACAACTACTCGGCTGGCTGGCCATTAATTACGCCCTCGGCCATATCAAACAGACAGTAGCATCGGTAAGTCTGCTTAGCCAATCGGTCTTTACGGCTCTATTTTCAGTACCGATACTGGGGGAATATCTTACTGTAAGGGAAATTGGCGGTGCGGCAGTCGTACTTTCCGGCATTTATCTGGTTAATCGTAAGAAATAA
- the dnaB gene encoding replicative DNA helicase: MIEPKRNRRSPKEQAAQMPGLGRLQPQARELEEAVLGALLLEKDAYSMVSDILKPECFYDNIHRQIYTAIVDLAVAQRPVDMLTVTEQLRKKGELEEVGGPFYITQLTTKVLSAAHVDYHARIIAQKYLARELISFTSEVQGKAFDESMDVDDLMQEAEGKLFEISQRNVKKDVVQINPVIKEALENIQQAAKREDGLSGIPTGFHKLDKMTSGWQKSDLVIIAARPAMGKTAFVLSMAKNMAVDNGAPVAVFSLEMSNVQLVNRLISNVCELPAEKIKNGKFSDHEWEQLFYKIKDLNDAPIFVDDTPSLSVFELRTKARRLVREHGVKCVIIDYLQLMNASGMSYGSREQEVSIISRSLKGLAKELNIPVIALSQLNRSVESRTGTGAEAKRPQLSDLRESGAIEQDADMVCFIHRPEYYKIMEDEQGNSLIGMAEIIIAKHRNGPVGDARLRFRGEFAKFMNQEDDRVPMPDFVGNTYGSKMNSGIPDAPMGDYPPIPPVGEASFLNQQDDVMPF, from the coding sequence ATGATTGAACCTAAACGAAACAGACGAAGTCCAAAGGAACAGGCAGCTCAAATGCCCGGACTTGGCCGTTTACAACCTCAGGCAAGAGAATTGGAAGAGGCTGTATTGGGCGCTTTGTTGCTCGAAAAAGATGCTTATTCGATGGTGAGCGATATCCTGAAGCCGGAGTGTTTCTATGATAATATTCACCGTCAGATATATACAGCTATTGTTGATTTGGCAGTAGCCCAGCGTCCGGTGGATATGCTCACCGTGACCGAACAACTCCGTAAAAAAGGAGAGTTGGAAGAGGTTGGAGGGCCATTCTACATCACTCAACTGACTACAAAAGTTCTTTCAGCAGCTCACGTCGATTACCACGCCCGCATTATTGCTCAGAAGTATCTCGCGAGGGAGCTGATTTCGTTTACTTCCGAGGTTCAGGGAAAGGCATTTGATGAGTCGATGGACGTTGATGATTTGATGCAGGAAGCCGAAGGTAAGCTGTTTGAAATTTCGCAGCGCAACGTTAAGAAAGACGTTGTCCAGATTAATCCCGTAATCAAAGAGGCGCTTGAAAATATTCAGCAGGCGGCTAAGCGTGAAGACGGTCTGAGTGGTATTCCCACCGGCTTTCACAAACTGGATAAGATGACTTCAGGCTGGCAGAAGTCTGACCTCGTGATTATAGCGGCACGTCCTGCGATGGGTAAGACTGCATTTGTCCTTTCTATGGCCAAAAATATGGCAGTGGATAATGGAGCTCCGGTAGCCGTTTTCTCCCTTGAGATGTCGAACGTGCAGCTGGTAAACCGTTTGATTTCCAATGTCTGCGAGCTCCCGGCTGAAAAAATCAAGAACGGTAAATTCTCAGACCACGAATGGGAGCAGCTTTTCTATAAAATCAAAGACCTCAATGATGCCCCGATATTTGTCGATGATACCCCAAGTTTGTCTGTGTTTGAGCTTCGGACAAAGGCCCGCCGACTGGTACGTGAACATGGCGTAAAGTGTGTTATCATTGACTACCTTCAGCTGATGAATGCGAGTGGAATGAGTTACGGCAGCCGTGAGCAGGAGGTAAGTATCATTTCCCGTTCGCTTAAAGGTTTGGCCAAGGAGTTGAATATACCGGTGATTGCACTGTCTCAGCTTAACCGAAGCGTGGAGTCGCGGACAGGTACCGGAGCCGAAGCTAAGCGTCCTCAGCTTTCCGACCTTCGTGAATCAGGTGCGATTGAGCAGGATGCCGATATGGTGTGCTTTATCCACCGTCCGGAATACTATAAAATCATGGAGGACGAACAGGGAAATAGCTTGATTGGTATGGCCGAAATCATCATAGCCAAGCACCGTAACGGTCCGGTAGGGGATGCAAGGCTGCGTTTTCGCGGAGAGTTTGCCAAGTTTATGAATCAGGAAGACGATCGTGTACCGATGCCGGATTTTGTGGGCAACACTTATGGCTCAAAAATGAACAGTGGAATCCCCGATGCTCCAATGGGAGATTATCCTCCGATACCTCCTGTGGGCGAAGCAAGCTTTTTGAATCAACAAGATGATGTGATGCCTTTCTGA
- the glmM gene encoding phosphoglucosamine mutase: MTLIKSISGIRGTIGGVPGEGLNPLDIVKFTAAYATFIKGSYKGESKTIVVGRDARISGEMVNQIVVGTLSGMGFDVLNIGLATTPTTELAVTMAKACGGIILTASHNPKQWNALKLLNYKGEFLNAAEGQTILKIAEDESFSFAQVDDLGKVTEDFSYTQKHIESVLALDLVDVEAIRNAKFRVAIDCVNSVGGVAIPELLEALGVKQVEKLYCEPNGQFPHNPEPLPEHLTEISSVMKQGKADVGFVVDPDVDRLAIICENGEMFGEEYTLVAVADYVLSKTPGNTVSNLSSTRALRDVTRGYGQEYQAAAVGEVNVVEKMKAIGAVIGGEGNGGVIYPASHYGRDALVGIALFLTHLAKTGKTVSAMRAGYPPYFIAKQKVELTPEINVDAILEEVKNKYAQYDVNTIDGVKIDFPEKWVHLRKSNTEPIVRIYAEASTMELAGALAADIMSVIKELAK; this comes from the coding sequence ATGACACTTATCAAATCAATTTCAGGTATTCGCGGAACTATCGGCGGAGTGCCGGGTGAAGGGCTTAATCCCCTTGATATCGTGAAGTTTACCGCAGCGTATGCAACTTTCATTAAAGGTAGCTATAAGGGCGAAAGTAAAACGATTGTAGTCGGTCGTGACGCCCGTATCTCCGGTGAGATGGTTAATCAAATCGTGGTAGGTACGTTATCGGGTATGGGTTTTGATGTGTTGAACATCGGACTGGCTACCACTCCGACCACCGAACTTGCCGTAACCATGGCCAAAGCCTGCGGTGGTATTATCCTCACAGCAAGCCACAATCCTAAACAGTGGAATGCACTGAAATTGCTTAACTATAAAGGCGAATTCCTCAATGCAGCGGAGGGTCAGACTATTCTGAAAATTGCTGAAGACGAATCTTTCTCATTCGCTCAGGTGGATGATTTGGGGAAAGTTACCGAAGACTTTTCCTATACCCAAAAACACATTGAAAGCGTTTTAGCACTTGATTTGGTAGATGTAGAAGCTATCCGCAATGCTAAATTCCGCGTGGCAATTGACTGCGTAAATTCAGTAGGTGGCGTTGCGATTCCGGAACTGCTTGAAGCTTTGGGCGTAAAACAGGTTGAGAAACTTTACTGCGAACCTAACGGACAATTCCCTCACAATCCTGAACCACTGCCTGAACATTTGACTGAGATTTCGTCTGTAATGAAGCAGGGTAAAGCCGATGTTGGTTTTGTGGTTGACCCTGATGTGGATCGTCTGGCAATTATCTGTGAAAACGGAGAGATGTTCGGTGAAGAGTACACACTCGTTGCTGTTGCTGATTACGTACTTTCTAAAACTCCGGGTAATACCGTTTCTAATCTAAGTTCTACCCGTGCTCTTCGCGATGTAACCCGCGGTTATGGCCAGGAATATCAGGCTGCAGCGGTAGGAGAGGTGAATGTGGTTGAAAAGATGAAGGCTATTGGCGCGGTAATCGGTGGTGAAGGTAATGGTGGCGTAATCTATCCGGCCAGCCATTACGGTCGCGACGCGTTGGTGGGTATTGCATTGTTCCTGACTCATTTGGCAAAAACGGGCAAAACTGTAAGTGCAATGCGTGCAGGATATCCTCCCTACTTCATAGCTAAACAAAAAGTAGAACTGACTCCGGAAATCAATGTGGATGCTATTCTGGAAGAGGTGAAAAACAAATACGCGCAATACGATGTCAATACTATTGACGGAGTGAAAATCGACTTCCCTGAGAAATGGGTTCACCTGCGCAAATCAAATACAGAGCCTATTGTGCGGATCTATGCAGAGGCATCTACTATGGAATTGGCTGGAGCTCTTGCCGCAGATATTATGTCGGTGATTAAGGAACTGGCGAAGTAA
- a CDS encoding DHH family phosphoesterase, with protein sequence MISKVIAEEKIQQVRKLIEKNDKIVILTHLSPDGDAIGSTLGLFHFLNELDKQVSVIIPNDMPQFLKWMDGAKDIVVYEKYPEFAEELMADADLVFCLDFNARKRADCIEPALVKSKARKVMVDHHPYPEDFCDVTISYPQICSTGELVFRLICRMGEFELINHACAEAIYVAMMTDTGAFTYNSESPEIYTIIAALINKGVKKDLVYQKIFHTNSVDRMKLMGFALSEKLRIYPEYQTAVITLSKEELKRFNHQSGDTEGFVNMPLSISGIRCSVFFREDDQKIKISFRSKGSFAVNRIASDYFSGGGHTNAAGGEFYGTINEAVALFEKVIPRYVATAVPQ encoded by the coding sequence ATGATTTCAAAAGTAATCGCCGAAGAGAAGATTCAACAGGTCAGAAAGCTGATCGAGAAGAACGATAAGATAGTTATCCTGACCCACTTATCACCCGATGGAGATGCTATTGGCTCTACGCTGGGCCTTTTTCATTTCCTGAATGAACTGGATAAGCAGGTTTCGGTGATTATTCCCAATGATATGCCCCAGTTCCTGAAATGGATGGATGGCGCGAAAGATATTGTGGTCTATGAAAAATATCCGGAGTTTGCCGAAGAGCTGATGGCTGATGCTGACCTGGTGTTCTGTCTTGACTTCAATGCCCGCAAACGTGCAGATTGCATCGAGCCGGCGTTGGTCAAATCAAAAGCCAGGAAAGTAATGGTTGACCACCACCCTTATCCGGAGGATTTCTGTGATGTGACCATTTCCTATCCGCAAATCTGCTCTACCGGGGAACTGGTATTCCGTCTGATCTGCCGCATGGGCGAATTTGAACTGATCAATCACGCCTGCGCTGAAGCCATTTATGTGGCTATGATGACCGATACCGGTGCATTTACCTATAACTCCGAAAGCCCCGAAATTTATACGATCATAGCTGCATTGATTAATAAAGGGGTGAAGAAGGATTTGGTTTACCAGAAAATCTTTCACACTAATTCAGTTGACCGTATGAAGCTGATGGGATTTGCCCTTTCTGAAAAACTCCGCATTTATCCCGAATATCAAACGGCGGTAATTACCCTTTCAAAAGAGGAGCTGAAACGCTTCAACCACCAATCGGGAGATACCGAAGGTTTCGTAAACATGCCGCTGTCGATTAGCGGTATCCGTTGTTCGGTCTTTTTCCGGGAAGATGACCAGAAGATCAAGATTTCGTTCCGTAGCAAGGGTAGCTTTGCGGTCAATCGTATCGCCAGCGACTACTTTAGTGGTGGCGGGCATACCAACGCAGCCGGGGGCGAATTTTACGGTACCATCAACGAGGCTGTTGCATTGTTCGAAAAAGTGATACCCCGGTACGTGGCAACAGCCGTTCCGCAGTGA
- a CDS encoding DUF4827 family protein: protein MRKFLLFFSFILILATVITSCSSSKTYAELLQEEKDNIAQLLADSGYQIIPFNKDTLYNPKTKKFMKMDNGAYIAIISRGDTTDMAAKNSREILSRFKFGRILTNADTTVYSNNQNDQPLKYYYGSSTTYFVNKSVGGLNVNATCEAIQKPLEFLGNGAKIKIIIPAKISYTDLQSKVETIYYPYYTYQFY, encoded by the coding sequence ATGAGAAAATTCTTATTGTTTTTTAGCTTTATATTGATTCTGGCTACTGTAATTACCTCTTGTAGCAGTTCGAAAACCTATGCGGAACTATTGCAGGAAGAGAAAGATAATATCGCTCAGTTATTGGCCGATAGCGGGTATCAAATTATTCCTTTTAATAAAGACACCCTGTATAATCCAAAGACTAAAAAGTTTATGAAAATGGATAATGGGGCCTATATTGCCATTATCAGCAGAGGGGATACGACGGATATGGCTGCTAAAAACAGTCGTGAGATTCTTTCCCGCTTTAAGTTCGGAAGAATACTGACTAATGCTGATACTACCGTGTATTCAAATAATCAAAACGACCAGCCTCTTAAGTATTATTACGGTAGTTCTACCACTTACTTTGTAAATAAAAGCGTAGGCGGGTTGAATGTAAATGCTACCTGCGAGGCGATTCAGAAACCTCTGGAGTTTCTGGGTAACGGTGCGAAAATTAAAATCATTATCCCGGCTAAAATCAGTTATACCGATTTACAGTCCAAAGTGGAGACAATTTATTATCCGTACTATACTTATCAGTTTTATTGA
- a CDS encoding NAD(P)H-dependent oxidoreductase: MKHLVVFCHPGKRSFCNAILDRLVIELESVNAEVRVRDLYALDFDPVLTNGDVIAMKNGSALPDVREEQNHIRWADVITFIYPIWWTGMPALMKGYIDRVFSYGFAYGSCTDGVNGLLSSKKVNIINTMGTAEDIYKGNGMIYSMNQTIDHGIFEFCGMEVEKHLYFGAVTASDEQRREEMLSKVCELVGTTHSLWF; this comes from the coding sequence ATGAAACACCTGGTAGTCTTTTGTCATCCCGGTAAGAGAAGTTTCTGTAACGCTATTCTTGACCGGTTGGTTATTGAGCTCGAAAGCGTAAATGCTGAAGTAAGAGTAAGGGATTTATATGCTCTTGATTTTGATCCTGTGTTGACTAACGGTGATGTCATTGCGATGAAAAATGGATCTGCATTACCTGATGTCAGAGAGGAGCAAAACCATATCCGGTGGGCTGATGTCATTACGTTTATTTACCCGATCTGGTGGACGGGCATGCCTGCTCTTATGAAGGGTTATATCGACAGGGTTTTCAGTTATGGATTTGCATACGGATCCTGTACTGATGGTGTGAATGGTTTGTTGTCTTCCAAGAAGGTAAACATAATCAATACAATGGGGACAGCCGAAGATATTTACAAAGGCAATGGTATGATTTATTCAATGAATCAGACTATTGACCATGGTATTTTCGAGTTCTGCGGCATGGAGGTAGAAAAACACCTTTACTTCGGTGCTGTTACTGCTTCCGATGAACAACGGAGGGAAGAGATGCTCTCAAAAGTTTGTGAATTGGTGGGCACAACCCATTCTTTGTGGTTTTAA
- a CDS encoding putative porin: MKKLYFILISGLLSISVFAQNRSKETSSSTHQTLPPMSIYSWKVTPKLGTEYRVNVDTVPLDFQESSTGEGYRSPRGYLGNLGSPSYSRIFFYQNDIPRFIFARAYEPLLLSPENASFFNTTIPLMNISYLSGGSKAFAEDHFKVLFTANHGKRLNVGGTFEQYRPNGFYNDQSVKHDNYSFFGSYSSDKYVLQAYLGNNNLSQQENGGITEDKYITDPTSITSGSGVLTTNSIPTKLDKTWNRLNHGTFFLTHRYNLGFYKKEQKDTVETERFIPVTSFIHTLEYNKFFRRYIAKSSDTAFYSNTYMKNGYSGTNDSTNYTSFRNTFAVSLLEGFNKYALFGLTAYIQNEIRQYRIQRPVADSSYYDKRTEQSTFLGAELSRRNGKTINYNANAEIGVLGADLGQMTLSGQLFTNVNILGKTVQFIANGYIKNVTPAYYLNHYFSNHFKWDQSLQDERRVRMEGELALPEEHFSLKGGVENLQNHIYFNSQALPQQEGNNIQVLSGCLSKDFQWGKLHLDNEIYGQLSSNQKIIPLPALSLYHNLYLKTKIAGVLTLQTGFDVRYFSEYYAPDYCPALSQFILQSDKDKVLIGGYPLINAYANLQLKRTRFFINYYHANEGMTGTNYFSTPHYPINPRVMKIGISWNFNN, encoded by the coding sequence ATGAAAAAACTATACTTCATATTGATTTCCGGTCTTTTGAGCATTTCAGTATTTGCCCAGAACAGATCAAAAGAAACTAGCAGTAGTACGCATCAGACGTTGCCGCCCATGTCCATTTACTCATGGAAAGTAACACCGAAACTCGGCACTGAATATCGCGTCAATGTAGATACCGTTCCACTTGACTTTCAGGAATCCAGCACCGGAGAAGGTTATCGTTCTCCCCGCGGCTATCTGGGCAATCTCGGTTCTCCCTCCTATTCCAGGATATTCTTCTATCAAAATGATATTCCCCGGTTCATTTTTGCAAGAGCTTATGAGCCTCTTTTGCTATCTCCTGAAAATGCGTCTTTCTTCAACACAACAATTCCGTTGATGAATATCTCCTATCTGTCAGGGGGATCCAAGGCATTTGCAGAAGATCATTTTAAAGTTCTGTTTACAGCAAATCATGGAAAACGCCTTAACGTCGGAGGAACTTTTGAGCAATACAGACCCAATGGATTTTATAATGACCAATCGGTTAAACATGACAATTACTCTTTCTTCGGCAGCTATAGTTCCGATAAATATGTGCTTCAGGCCTATTTGGGGAATAACAACCTGTCCCAACAGGAAAACGGGGGAATAACTGAAGACAAATATATCACCGATCCCACATCGATAACCTCCGGATCTGGAGTATTGACCACAAATAGTATTCCTACAAAGTTAGATAAAACCTGGAACCGCCTCAATCACGGGACTTTCTTTCTGACGCATCGTTATAATCTCGGATTTTACAAGAAAGAGCAGAAAGATACTGTAGAAACCGAACGATTTATCCCAGTCACCAGCTTTATTCACACGTTGGAATACAATAAGTTCTTCCGCAGATACATTGCAAAGTCATCAGATACTGCTTTTTACAGCAATACCTATATGAAGAACGGATACTCCGGCACAAACGATTCCACGAATTACACCTCATTCCGGAATACTTTCGCTGTTTCGTTACTGGAAGGCTTCAACAAATATGCGCTCTTTGGACTAACAGCATATATCCAGAATGAAATCCGTCAATACCGGATTCAAAGACCGGTAGCTGATTCTTCGTATTATGACAAACGGACCGAGCAATCGACATTCCTGGGAGCTGAACTCAGTCGCCGTAACGGCAAAACAATCAACTACAACGCGAATGCCGAAATCGGAGTATTAGGCGCTGACCTTGGTCAAATGACACTCTCGGGACAACTTTTCACCAATGTAAATATTTTAGGGAAAACAGTTCAGTTTATTGCTAACGGATACATCAAGAATGTCACTCCGGCCTATTATCTGAACCACTATTTCTCAAACCACTTCAAATGGGACCAATCCCTTCAGGATGAGCGCCGTGTACGCATGGAAGGTGAACTCGCTCTTCCCGAAGAACATTTTTCTCTGAAAGGTGGAGTGGAAAATCTGCAAAATCATATCTATTTTAATAGCCAGGCACTACCTCAACAGGAGGGAAATAACATCCAGGTGTTATCGGGCTGCCTGAGCAAGGATTTCCAATGGGGGAAACTACACCTCGACAACGAGATCTACGGACAGTTATCTTCAAATCAGAAGATTATTCCTCTACCGGCTTTGTCACTTTATCATAACCTTTACCTGAAGACAAAGATTGCTGGAGTATTGACTCTACAAACCGGATTTGATGTCCGATATTTCTCGGAATATTATGCTCCGGATTATTGCCCGGCTTTAAGTCAGTTTATTTTGCAATCAGACAAAGACAAGGTATTAATCGGAGGTTATCCCCTGATAAATGCTTATGCCAACCTGCAACTGAAGCGTACCCGGTTCTTTATCAATTACTACCATGCAAATGAGGGGATGACAGGAACCAATTATTTCTCAACACCGCATTATCCAATCAATCCAAGGGTAATGAAGATTGGTATTTCGTGGAATTTCAACAACTAA
- a CDS encoding alpha amylase C-terminal domain-containing protein, giving the protein MELLKLIQNDPWLEPFTEAITGRHENYKNKALQLTGNGTMSLSEFASGHHWFGLHRTNDGWVLREWAPNATDIYIVGDFNGWQELEEYRLHRIDHGGWEIHLPADLLHHEDIYKLRVHWDGGCGERIPAWANRVIQDEQTHIFSAQVWCPEQPYQFSIDQFTPNTDPLLIYECHIGMAQQEDKVGTYNEFHENVLPRVAKAGYNCIQIMAIQEHPYYGSFGYHVSSFFAASSRFGTPDELKALIDEAHRLGIAVIMDIVHSHAVKNEVEGLGRFDGSYDQYFYGDHKREHPAWDSLCFDYGKNEVVHFLLSNCKYWLEEYKFDGYRFDGVTSMLYYSHGLGESFGGYGDYYNGHQDDNAICYLTLANKLIHEVNPNAITIAEEVSGMPGLAAKVEDGGIGFDYRMAMGIPDYWIKMIKEKKDEDWHPSSIWWELTNRRADEKTISYAESHDQALVGDKTIIFRLIDAEMYWHMSKVVHTTLTVDRGIALHKLIRLVTASTINGGYLNFMGNEFGHPEWIDFPREGNGWSCKHARRQWNLLDDHLLKYHYLGDFDRAMIETLKAKKDFQKTEILKVWDNDGDLVLAYRREELLFVFNFHPSKSFTDYGFLVPEGKYEIVLNSDSHAFGGFNRVDSSVPYFTQYDPLYQPEGKGWLKLYLPTRTAVVLKKVD; this is encoded by the coding sequence ATGGAATTACTTAAACTAATCCAGAATGACCCCTGGCTGGAGCCTTTTACCGAAGCCATTACAGGCCGTCATGAAAACTACAAAAACAAAGCGTTGCAACTGACCGGCAATGGGACAATGTCACTGTCCGAATTTGCCTCAGGTCACCACTGGTTCGGTCTTCACCGCACGAATGACGGTTGGGTTTTGCGTGAATGGGCGCCCAATGCCACGGACATCTATATCGTCGGCGACTTCAACGGCTGGCAGGAACTCGAAGAATACCGTCTGCACCGTATCGACCACGGAGGCTGGGAGATCCACCTACCGGCCGACCTACTCCATCACGAAGACATTTACAAACTGCGCGTCCATTGGGACGGTGGTTGCGGTGAACGCATCCCGGCGTGGGCCAACCGCGTGATTCAGGATGAGCAAACGCACATCTTCAGCGCACAGGTGTGGTGTCCGGAGCAGCCTTACCAATTTTCGATTGACCAATTTACCCCCAATACCGATCCGTTGTTGATTTACGAATGCCACATCGGCATGGCGCAGCAAGAGGATAAGGTGGGAACCTATAACGAATTCCACGAAAATGTCCTTCCCCGTGTAGCCAAAGCCGGCTACAATTGCATCCAGATCATGGCCATCCAGGAGCATCCTTACTACGGATCGTTTGGCTACCACGTGTCGAGCTTCTTTGCCGCTTCTTCCCGCTTCGGTACGCCTGACGAGCTGAAAGCGTTGATCGACGAAGCGCACCGCCTGGGCATCGCGGTGATTATGGATATCGTCCATTCTCACGCCGTGAAAAATGAGGTAGAAGGTCTCGGTCGTTTCGATGGTTCGTATGACCAGTACTTCTACGGCGACCACAAGCGCGAGCATCCGGCGTGGGATTCGCTTTGTTTCGATTACGGCAAAAACGAGGTGGTGCACTTCCTCCTCTCCAACTGCAAATACTGGCTGGAAGAATATAAGTTCGACGGCTATCGCTTCGACGGTGTGACCTCGATGCTCTACTACTCGCACGGACTGGGCGAATCGTTTGGCGGCTACGGCGACTACTACAACGGTCATCAAGACGACAACGCCATCTGCTACCTCACGCTTGCAAACAAACTGATACACGAAGTAAACCCGAATGCCATCACCATCGCCGAAGAGGTGAGCGGTATGCCGGGACTGGCTGCGAAAGTGGAAGACGGCGGCATCGGATTCGACTACCGCATGGCGATGGGTATCCCCGACTACTGGATCAAGATGATCAAGGAGAAAAAGGACGAGGACTGGCATCCGTCCTCCATCTGGTGGGAGCTGACCAACCGCCGCGCCGATGAAAAGACCATCAGCTATGCCGAGAGCCACGACCAGGCGCTTGTGGGCGACAAGACCATCATCTTCCGCCTGATCGATGCCGAGATGTACTGGCACATGTCGAAGGTGGTGCACACCACGCTGACGGTGGACCGCGGCATCGCGCTGCACAAGCTGATCCGCCTCGTGACGGCCTCGACCATCAACGGCGGCTACCTCAACTTTATGGGAAATGAGTTTGGCCACCCCGAGTGGATCGACTTCCCCCGCGAGGGTAACGGCTGGTCGTGCAAACATGCTCGCCGCCAGTGGAACCTGCTCGATGACCACCTGCTCAAATACCACTACCTCGGCGACTTTGACCGTGCAATGATCGAGACGCTCAAGGCGAAAAAAGATTTCCAAAAGACCGAGATCCTGAAGGTGTGGGACAACGACGGCGACCTGGTACTGGCTTACCGCCGCGAGGAGTTGCTATTTGTCTTCAACTTCCACCCGAGCAAATCCTTCACAGATTACGGATTCCTCGTGCCGGAGGGCAAATACGAGATCGTGCTCAACTCCGACTCGCACGCTTTCGGCGGTTTCAACCGTGTGGACAGTTCCGTACCGTACTTCACCCAATATGACCCGCTCTACCAACCGGAAGGCAAGGGTTGGCTGAAATTGTATCTGCCTACGAGGACGGCGGTGGTGCTGAAGAAGGTGGATTGA